The region CTGAGCAGCCCATGGTCACCCTGGAGATGTGCATGACTGGGCTCGACAAGAAGAAGGCCTCTGTGTTCTTCAAGACTTCTGCTGATGGCCATGTCTCCTGTGCTAAGGAGATGACCAAGCTCTCTGGTATCTCTGACATCATCCCTGAGATGGAGGTCTGCGACTTCGACTTCGAGCCCTGCGGCTACTCCATGAACGCCATCAACGGATCTGCCTTCTCCACCATCCATGTGACCCCCGAGGACGGCTTCAGTTACGCGAGCTACGAGGTCATGGGCATGGACGCTTCGGCCCTGGCCTATGGCGACATCGTCAAGAGGGTCCTCCGGTGCTTTGGCCCTTCAGAGTTCTCAGTGGCGGTCACCATCTTCGGTGGCCGCGGCCATGCCGCCACCTGGGGCAAGAAGCTCGACGCCGAGGCATACGACTGCAACAACGTTGTGGAGCAGGAGCTCCCCTGTGGAGGCGTCCTCATCTACCAGAGCTTTGCCGCGAACGAAGAGGTTGCTGTCTCTGCCGGGTCGCCCAGGTCCGTCTTCCACTGCTTCGAGGCCGAGACTGTGGAGAGCCACCCGCTGGTCAAGGAAGGCAAGCTCGCCAACCTCCTCGCATGGCGAGCGGAGGATTCTCTGGAGGAGGGCGTGGTGCTGTGCGAGTGATTTGCTGTCGAATGTTCCGTCTGTGGAATTTGCTCTGACTGTTTGTCTTTTGTCGTTTGGTTACTGTGAAGCAGCCGGCCAGGCTATTGCTCTCTGAATAAACTATTAGCTCTAGGTGGTTTGCTGCGTCTGCCACAATGAGCATACTGTTTGGGGAAAAGTTGTCTCAACTTATAAATAAGCATTTTTTTTCTAGGACGAGTGTCACTTTGTTATTACTACTGAATTCCTTTCTGCCTGTATCATATTCATATTCTGTAATTGGAGTTACTAGATGCCAAGTTTTGCTCCATTAGTCATGTTATATTACTTGCAGTGTGTTGGCAAGCGACTAATGTTCTGATCATCTCGTAGGCGCATGAATAACGAACTGCGCGTGGAATACATGCTCGAATCATTCTTTTGTTTGATTGAAGAGGCCTATTGATTCTTCATCCTTATCTTCTGTGTTTCTGAGCTTATCTTCTGCATTTCTGATTCTTGCAACCACTCCAATAATTCAGCATGGCGGCTCGGTGCCTCAATAATTCATTCAAGGTGTCCGTGCCGGCCTCGTGAGTTATTGGGTGTAGTAGTAACATTTTTCGCTTCGTTCTTTTGACAAACGGAGGTTCGTTCTTGCGTGTGCCGGTGTGCGTATCTAATCTTGGCGTAAAAAGTGAAGAGCAGCAACCAAGTTGCTCCGTATCTAATCTTTTGGGATGCACCGGATTGATGGATGACGGCGTGACCCGTCGCGGAGATATGTGCGAGGGCGACGGCTCCCCGAACCGATTGTCGGGTACTCATCGTTTTATCACGTGATGACGACTGAACTTAGGCTTGCCGATAGATATGCCGCAATTTTTTTTACAACCAAGCCGTCTTGTTTCTCGCCGGCCAAGTGAACAAAAAAGGCCGGC is a window of Triticum dicoccoides isolate Atlit2015 ecotype Zavitan chromosome 2B, WEW_v2.0, whole genome shotgun sequence DNA encoding:
- the LOC119364786 gene encoding S-adenosylmethionine decarboxylase proenzyme, which encodes MAAPTSAIGFEGYEKRLEITFSEASIFVDPHGRGLRALSRAQIDSVLDLARCTIVSELSNKDFDSYVLSESSLFIYSQKIVIKTCGTTMLLLTIPRILELAEELCMPLAAVKYSRGMFIFPGAQPAPHRSFSEEVDVLNRYFGHLKSGGNAYVIGDPAKPGQKWHIYYATEQPEQPMVTLEMCMTGLDKKKASVFFKTSADGHVSCAKEMTKLSGISDIIPEMEVCDFDFEPCGYSMNAINGSAFSTIHVTPEDGFSYASYEVMGMDASALAYGDIVKRVLRCFGPSEFSVAVTIFGGRGHAATWGKKLDAEAYDCNNVVEQELPCGGVLIYQSFAANEEVAVSAGSPRSVFHCFEAETVESHPLVKEGKLANLLAWRAEDSLEEGVVLCE